Genomic segment of Salvelinus alpinus chromosome 23, SLU_Salpinus.1, whole genome shotgun sequence:
TCCAAAAGGAAGACTAGCCCTTCGGTAGGCTAAAAAGAGACGTTGTTGAAAAACAACCGTATCAGAGTTGACTTTATAGTTCAAATGTAATGTGATGAAACTCACGGCGGACGATCCTGATAGGCCAGACGAGGATGGTACAGAGACTGAGAGCTGCTACCACGGCCACACCCCCTGTTGCTATGACCATGACATAGTGGTAGTACCACACACACGCTGGACAGCAGACCTGAGTACTGATGgacagagacggggagggagacagaggggagggagagagacagaggggggagagagagagacagaggggggagagagggacagaggggggagagtattcacaatacaggtgacTACGTCTGTAGTCCAGgtctattcacaatacaggtgacTACATATGTAGCCTAGgtctattcacaatacaggtgaatacgTATGTAGTCCAGgtctattcacaatacaggtgaatacaTATGTAGCCTAGgtctattcacaatacaggtgaatacaTATGTAGCCTAGGTCTATTCACAATGCAGGTGACTACGTCTGTAGTCCAGgtctattcacaatacaggtgaatacaTATGTAGCCTAGgtctattcacaatacaggtgaatacgTATGTAGTCCAGgtctattcacaatacaggtgacTACATATGTAGCCTAGgtctattcacaatacaggtgaatacgTATGTAGTCCAGgtctattcacaatacaggtgaatacaTATGTAGCCTAGGTCTATTCACAATGCAGGTGACTACGTCTGTAGTCCAGgtctattcacaatacaggtgaatacgTATGTAGTCCAGgtctattcacaatacaggtgacTACGTATGTAGTCTAGgtctattcacaatacaggtgaatacgTATGTAGTCCAGgtctattcacaatacaggtgaatacgTATGTAGTCCAGgtctattcacaatacaggtgaatacgTATGTAGTCCAGgtctattcacaatacaggtgacTACGTCTGTAGTCCAGGTCTATTCACAATGCAGGTGACTACGTCTGTAGTCTAGgtctattcacaatacaggtgaatacgTATGTAGTCCAGgtctattcacaatacaggtgaatacgTATGTAGTCCAGgtctattcacaatacaggtgaatacgTATGTAGTCTAGgtctattcacaatacaggtgaatacgTATGTAGTCCAGgtctattcacaatacaggtgaatacgTATGTAGTCCAGgtctattcacaatacaggtgaatacgTATGTAGTCCAGgtctattcacaatacaggtgaatacgTATGTAGTCCAGgtctattcacaatacaggtgaatacgTATGTAGTCCAGgtctattcacaatacaggtgaatacgTATGTAGTCCAGgtctattcacaatacaggtgaatacgTATGTAGTCCAGgtctattcacaatacaggtgaatacgTATGTAGTCCAGgtctattcacaatacaggtgaatacgTATGTAGTCCAGgtctattcacaatacaggtgaatacaTATGTAGCCTAGgtctattcacaatacaggtgaatacgTATGTAGTCCAGgtctattcacaatacaggtgaatacgTATGTAGTCTAGgtctattcacaatacaggtgaatacgTATGTAGTCCAGgtctattcacaatacaggtgacTACATATGTAGTCCAGgtctattcacaatacaggtgaatacgTCTGTAGTCCAGgtctattcacaatacaggtgacTACATATGTAGCCTAGgtctattcacaatacaggtgaatacgTCTGTAGTCCAGgtctattcacaatacaggtgaatacgTATGTAGTCTAGGTATAGGAGTGTATGAATGTACTGAGTTATTGAGCGTATTTTGGCTGATTTCATTGGGCTACAAATGCAAACAATCTGTTTTTACTTTTGGGACTTATTTGATTGTAGTAATCAACAAGTAGCttctttaatttaaaaaatgtgcgCTCTCTCTTAACCAGTAATGAATTCATGCACTGGGCAAAAGGGGGGCGGGCCCATCAGAGCACAGCCAGTCCACTGAGACAATAGAGCATCTTGGGAAGAGACTTGAGACCAAATAAGTGAATTAATAAAGGTTTTGGTGGCAATCTGCTTTGAAATCAGCATATTTTGCTGATGGTTTGCATATTATCACAAAAAAACAGTACAGAGGATGTTAGCCTCAGCTGTCAGCTAGCtaggaaagttagcctacaaagCTGGAAAATACCAGTATCTTCTTGTATTGtaaagtgttctagcctgtaCCGGACATTGTTTTGCCAACAGTAATTAAcagttttaacatttctacatgccgtgttacattattaaagtgtttTCACTTCTGTACAGCATGAGTGGGAGGCTAACATGacgcagcccagactcccagtacaggctagcagtgagttagtggagctaacatgatgcaacatgatgcagcccagagttagtggtcccgtgtggctcagttggtagagcatggcgcttgcaacgccagggttgtgggttcatttccccacggggggaccaggatgaatatgtatgaactttccaatttgaaagtcgctctggataagagcgtctgctaaatgacttaaatgtaaatggagctaacatgatccagtccagactcccaggctagcagtgagttagtggagctaacatgacgcagcccagactcccaggctagcagtgagttagtggagctaacatgacgcagcccagactcccaggctagcagtgagttagtggagataacatgatgcagtccagactcccaggctagcagtgagttagtggggctaacatgatacagcccaggctagcagtgagttagtggagctaacatgatgcagtccagactcccaggctagcagtgagttagtggagctaacatgatgcagcccagactctcaggctagcagtgagttagtggagctaacatgatgcagcccagactcccagtacaggctagcagtgagttagtggagctaacatgatacagcccagactcccaggctagcagtgagttagtggagctaacatgatgcagtccagactcccaggctagcagtgagttagtggagctaacatgacgcagcccagactcccaggcttgcagtgagttagtggagctaacatgatgcagcccagactcccaggctagcagtgagttagtggagctaacatgaggcagcccagactcccaggctagcagtgagttagtggagctaacatgatgcagcccagactcccaggctagcagtgagttagtggagctaacatgatgcagcccagactcccaggctagcagtgagttagtggagctaacatgatgcagcccagactcccaggctagcagtgagttagtggagctaacatgatacagcccagactcccagtacaggctagcagtgagttagtggagctaacatgatgcagcccagactcccaggctagcagtgagttagtggagctaacatgatgcagcccagactcccaggctagcagtgagttagtggagctaacatgatgcagcccagactcccaggctagcagtgaggtGGTGGAGCTAACATGAGGCAGCCCAGACTctcaggctagcagtgagttagtggggCTAACACGacgcagcccagactcccaggctagcagtgagttagtggaactaacatgatgcagcccagactcccaggctagcagtgagttagtggaactaacatgatgcagcccagactcccaggctagcagtgagttagcgGAGCAGGCACGGTTCTCTATAATAAGGGGCTGGCTGTGCTGATAGACAGGCTTGATCCGTGACACATTTGAAAGAAGTACTGAACTTAACACAAATTCGAGTACCAAAAcgtttttcatgttctagtattGAAAAAGTACAGAAGCTTGGGTATAGCACGCAACACtaaggcaggcacacacacacacgagtgtgATTTTATTCACAGACactcactcacagacagacactcacacagacactcacacacagacagacactcacacacagacacccagacacccacacacagacacacagacacccaaacacagacacacgACACTCACTGGCAGGGGTGTAGAGTCTGTATCAGCATAACAGCTACTCCGTTGGCCACCTTGTCAGTGAAGCTCATCGCCCCGTAAACAAACGCTCCACTTTGCTGTGAAATACAGGGAAAGTTTCACAAACACGAAAACAAAATCCATTAGTCTCACACATTAACTCATTGGGCCCTAAGTTTCTCCTGACCACAGAGAAATACCATCACTAAGGGTCTAGTTGAAGTCTATAACTACAGTAAGGGTCTAGTTGAAGTCTATAACTACAGTAATGGTCTAGTTGAAGTCTATAACTACGGTAAGGGTCTAGTTGAAGTCTATAACTACGGTAAGGGTCTAGTTGAAGTCTATAACTACAGTAAGGGTCTAGTTGAAGTCTATAACTACAGTAAGGGTCTAGTTGAAGTCTATAACTACAGTAAGGGTCTAGTTGAAGTCTATAACTACAGTAAGGGTCTAGTTGAAGTCTATAACTACAGTAAGGGTCTAGTTGAAGTCTATAACTACAGTAAGGGTCTAGTTGAAGTCTATAACTACAGTAAGGGTCTAGTTGAAGTCTATAACTACAGTAAGGGTCTAGTTGAAGTCTATAACTACAGTAAGGGTCTAGTTGAAGTCTATAACTACAGTAAGGGTCTAgagcttttcctggttaaatcgCACCTCTAAGTGTGCTAGTCAATAAACGTTGAATCAACTTCAAAAACTGAGCAACTTTATTAACACCAACCGTCTGGTCCCCGATGAGGTCAGCGGTCATGGAGAGTGACATCACCAGGATGGTAGCTGACCCCACCCCTAGAAGGACGGACGCCCCGTAGATCCGGTCACCCATCTGGTCGTCTACCAACACCCAATAAGAGAAGCCCATGATCAGCAGCAGGCCCACGAAGTAAGTCATCTACCAATCAGAGACGAGCAAGACACGTATATTAGTTCAATAATGTAATGTCACATTATTAGAGATATACTGAAAACCCAAATCCATAAATCTACTGTGTTATGTGTATTACAGTTTGAGACAAACTACTGAACAGATCGGAAATAGCCCAGACAGACACTTACACATTTTCCGATGAGTTTGCTGATAGGCCTCATGATGAAAGAGGAAGCGAAGCCACTGACGTACATCACCAGGGGAATAGTGGCAATGTATTTCTGGAACAGGGAACAGAAAGTCTAAGGAACACAGTTTTCTAACAGGTACAGCCATGGTCCTGGTTCtacatcaataacaggtataggtATAGTTACAGGTATAGTTACAGGTATAGTTACAGGTATAGTTACAGGTATAGTTACAGGTATAATTATAGTTATAGGTATAGTTATAGGTATAATTATAGTTATAGGTATAATTATAGTTATAGGTATAATTATAGGTATAGTTACAGGTATAGTTATAGTTACAGGTATAGTTATAGTTACAGGTATAGTTACAGGTATAGTTATAGTTACAggtatagttatagttatagttacaggtatagttatagttatagttacAGGTATAGTTACAGGTATAGTTACAGGTATAGTTATAGTTACAGGTATAATTATAGTTACAGGTATAGTTACAggtatagttatagttatagttacAGGTATAATTATAGTTACAGGTATAGTTACAGGTATAGTTACAGGTATAGTTATAGTTACAGGTATAGTTATAGTTACAGGTATAGTTACAGGTATAATTATAGTTACAGGTATAGTTACAGGTATAATTATAGTTACAggtatagttatagttatagttacAGGTATAGTTACAGGTATAATTATAGTTACAGGTATAGTTACAGGTATAGTTATAGTTACAGGTATAGTTACAGGTATAGTTACAGGTATAGTTATAGTTACAGGTATAGTTATAGTTACAGGTATAGTTACAGGTATAGTTATAGTTACAGGTATAGTTACAGGTATAATTATAGTTACAGGTATAGTTACAGGTATAGTTATAGTTACAGGTATAGTTACAGGTATAGTTATAGTTACAGGTATAGTTATAGTTACAGGTATAGTTACAGGTATAATTATAGTTACAGGTATAGTTACAGGTATAGTTATAGTTACAGGTATAGTTATAGTTACAGGTATAGTTATAGTTACAGGTATAGTTATAGTTACAGGTATAGTTATAGGtataggtataggtatagttaCAGGTATAGTTACAGGTATAATTATAGTTATAGGTATAGTTATAGGTATAGTTATAGTTACAGGTATAGTTATAGTTACAggtatagttatagttatagttacaggtatagttatagttataggtataggtatagttaCAGGTATAATTATAGTTATAGGCATAATTATAGTTATAGGTATAGTTACAGGCATAATTATAGTTACAGGTATAATTATAGTTATAGGCATAATTATAGTTATAGGCATAATTATAGTTAACGGTATAGTTATAGGCAAAGCTATAGGTACAGGTATAATTATAGTTATGGGTATAGTTAAAGGCATAGCTATAAGTATCGGTATAATTATTGGTATAGTTATAAGTATAGTTAATTATACTTATAGGTATAGTTATAATTATAGTTTTCGGTATAGTTATAGGCATAGCTATAGGTATCGGTATAATTATTTGTATAGGTATAGTTAATTATAGTTATAGGTATAATTATGGTTTTCGGTATAGTTATAGGCATAGGTATCGGTATAATTATTGGTATAGTTCGGCACTGGGTATAATAATTGGTATACTTATAGGTATAGTTATAATTATAGTTTTCGGAATAGTAATAGGCAAAGCTATAGGTATTGGTATAAATATTGGTATAGTTATAGGTATAGTTACTGGTATAGGTAATTGTAGTTTTAGGTATCGGTATAGTTACAGGTATAATTATCGGTATAGTTATAATTACAGGTCTAAGTATAATTATCGATATAGGTATAGTTATAATTATAGATATAATTATAGCTATAGTTATAATTATCGATATAGGTATAGTTATAATTATAGATATAATTATCGATATAGGTATAATTATCGATATAGGTATAGTTATAATTATAGATATAGGTATAATTATCGATATAGGTATAGTTATAATTATAGCTATAGTTATAATTATCGATATAGGTATAGTTATAATTATAGATATAATTATAGCTATAGTTATAATTATATAGGTATAATTATCGATATAGCTATAATTATAGGTAAAGTTATAAGTATAATTATACCTATATTGAAAATGATCAATATAGTTCTAGGTATAGGTAGAATTATAGTTATCGGTAGAATTATAGTTATCGGTAGAATTATAGTTATCGGTATAGTTATCGCTATAGTGGTGTTACCTTAGGCAACATGAGAGTGTTGGTAAGGTACATGATGTTGTTACCTTAGGCAACATGAGAGTGTTGGTAAGGTACATGATGTTGTTACCTTTGGCAACATGAGAGTGTTGGTAAGGTACATGGTGTTGTTACCTTTGGCAACATGAGAGTGTTGGTAAGGTACATGGTGTTGTTACCTTTGGCAACATGAGAGTGTTGGTAAGGTACATGGTGTTGTTACCTTTGGCAACATGAGAGTGTTGGTAAGGTACATGGAGATGTACGTCTGAGACAGGTTCACGATCAGTCTGGTGGACATGTAGAGAAACGCTACCTGGACAGAAGGAAAATACAGGAACTGTTAACATGGGCTAAAAACACCACTATTAACATGGACTAAAAACACCACTATTAACATGGACTAAAAACACCACTATTAACATGGGCTAAAAACACCACTATTAACATGGGTTGAAAACAGACAAAGCAGATTGTGTCTGCAAAATGTCAACAAAAATATATTCCGTTTATTtgtcatataaaaaaaaaaaactgtatttaagtAGAGCAATCCTACTGCCTGATAGAAACAAACAACCCTGATTGGAAGTACACTGAGCATCGAACCCAGAACGGAAGCTCTATCAGATCAAAATGCTGTTGAAATCCAACCAGCTGTTGAATCGGACTCAGATCAAAATGGCAGGTGTgtttcagtgttacctggtaaAAGGAAGGCTGTTTCAGCCAGCATTTCCACCTCAGCAGCGACTGGACAGGGGCGGCAGCCTGAGGGCGAGGGATAAGGGGCCGgcgctctcctttctcttctccttcttcatcctcctcctcttccctcttctcttcccctgcTCCCCTCTGCTCTTCACGTGTGCCCAAGTGAAAGAGGACAGAGGAAAGAGCACCGATACCCAGCACGATGAGGCTCAGGTTCTGAAAGAAAAAATAAAGAGAGAATGAAAAGTATAAATGGATGGACGTAAATATCTCCTCTTCATCCCTCCCTGAAGTAGTCTAATATTGTTATACAGTTATTAACTTTTTAATAACAGTGTTCAAATGACATACTGAAGGTCGAGCATGAGCCTACAGTGCATTTCAACAAGCACTTCCTTTAAAAAACATGAGGAAGAAGATGACATCATCATCAAGATAATGAGTTGTGAACGGTTGTGGTCATACGCACATTCTTAAAAAAGATACAATTGTATCATGAATTTGCATCAACTGTACAGGAAACAATACACAATCTGAGACCAACCCTGATCTAGTCaccctgaatatagggatatctatggggtaatgtatggctctgctcaccctgaatatagggatatctatgaggtaatgtatggctctgaatatagggatatctatggggtaatgtatggctctgctcaccctgaatatagggatatctatgaggtaatgtatggctctgaatatagggatatctatgaggtaatgtatggctctgaatatagggatatctatggggtaatgtatggctctgctcaccctgaatatagggatatctatgaggtaatgtatggctctgaatatagggatatctatgaggtaatgtatggctatgctcaccctgaatatagggatgtctatgaggtaatgtatggctctgctcaccctgaatatagggatatctatgaggtaatgtatggctctgctcaccctgaatatagggatatctatgaggtaatgtatggctctgctcaccctgaatatagggatatatatggggtaatgtatggctctgctcaccctgaatatagggatatctatgaggtaatgtatggctctgctcaccctgaatatagggatatctatggggtaatgtatggctctgctcaccctgaatatagggatatatatgaggtaatgtatggctctgaatatagggatatctatgaggtaacatatggctctgctcaccctgaatatagggatatatatgaggtaatgtatggctctgaatatagggatatctatgaggtaatgtatggctctgctcaccctgaatatagggatatctatggggtaatgtatggctctgctcaccctgaatatagggatatatatgaggtaatgtatggctctgaatatagggatatctatgaggtaatgtatggctctgaatatagggatatctatgaggtaatgtatggctctgctcaccctgaatatagggatatctatggagtaatgtatggctctgaatatagggatatctatgaggtaatgtatggctctgctcaccctgaatatagggatatatatgaggtaatgtatggctctgaatatagggatatctatgaggtaatgtatggctctgctcaccctgaatatagggatatatatggggtaatgtatggctctgctcaccctgaatatagggatatctatgaggtaatgtatggctctgctcaccctgaatatagggatatatatggggtaatgtatggctctgctcaccctgaatatagggatatatatggggtaatgtatggctctgaatatagggatatctatgaggtaacgtatggctctgctcaccctgaatatagggatatatatgaggtaatgtatggctctgaatatagggatatctatgaggtaatgtatggctctgctcaccctgaatatagggatatctatggggtaatgtatggctctgctcaccctgaatatagggatatATATGAGGTAATGTATAGctctgaatatagggatatctatgaggtaatgtatggctctgaatatagggatatctatgaggtaatgtatggctctgctcaccctgaatatagggatatctatgaggtaatgtatggctctgctcaccctgaatatagggatatctatgaggtaatgtatggctctgaatatagggatatctatgaggtaatgtatggctctgctcaccctgaatatagggatatctatggagtaatgtatggctctgctcaccctgaatatagggatatctatggggtaatgtatggctctgctcaccctgaatatagggatatctatgGGGTAACGTATGGCTCTGCTCaccctgaatatagggatatctatggggtaatgtatggctctgctcaccctgaatatagggatat
This window contains:
- the LOC139550056 gene encoding major facilitator superfamily domain-containing protein 12-like isoform X4 — its product is MSDYTQRSLPFCRRLSYAVGHFLNDLCASMWFTYLLVYYHSVLGFQNTYAGVLLLVGQIADGVCTPLIGYESDRTPGCGTYGKRKTWHLVGTVSVLMSFAFIFNQCVGCDQYTSQWVSLTYFIPFIIIFQFGWAATQISHLSLIPELVSCEHAKVELTAYRYAFTVMANITVYAVAYLLFHFQTGSDEDPSLNETLGPIDIPIFRNLSLIVLGIGALSSVLFHLGTREEQRGAGEEKREEEEDEEGEEKGERRPLIPRPQAAAPVQSLLRWKCWLKQPSFYQVAFLYMSTRLIVNLSQTYISMYLTNTLMLPKKYIATIPLVMYVSGFASSFIMRPISKLIGKCMTYFVGLLLIMGFSYWVLVDDQMGDRIYGASVLLGVGSATILVMSLSMTADLIGDQTQSGAFVYGAMSFTDKVANGVAVMLIQTLHPCHTQVCCPACVWYYHYVMVIATGGVAVVAALSLCTILVWPIRIVRHSGKKNQHKENIDNPNYTQEAGQGLPYISGLMGSEDQDISEDNSYQPRPTVN
- the LOC139550056 gene encoding major facilitator superfamily domain-containing protein 12-like isoform X6, with translation MSDYTQRSLPFCRRLSYAVGHFLNDLCASMWFTYLLVYYHSVLGFQNTYAGVLLLVGQIADGVCTPLIGYESDRTPGCGTYGKRKTWHLVGTVSVLMSFAFIFNQCVGCDQYTSQWVSLTYFIPFIIIFQFGWAATQISHLSLIPELVSCEHAKVELTAYRYAFTVMANITVYAVAYLLFHFQTGSDEDPSLNETLGPIDIPIFRNLSLIVLGIGALSSVLFHLGTREEQRGAGEEKREEEEDEEGEEKGERRPLIPRPQAAAPVQSLLRWKCWLKQPSFYQVAFLYMSTRLIVNLSQTYISMYLTNTLMLPKKYIATIPLVMYVSGFASSFIMRPISKLIGKCMTYFVGLLLIMGFSYWVLVDDQMGDRIYGASVLLGVGSATILVMSLSMTADLIGDQTQSGAFVYGAMSFTDKVANGVAVMLIQTLHPCHTQVCCPACVWYYHYVMVIATGGVAVVAALSLCTILVWPIRIVRRLPYISGLMGSEDQDISEDNSYQPRPTVN
- the LOC139550056 gene encoding major facilitator superfamily domain-containing protein 12-like isoform X5 — translated: MSDYTQRSLPFCRRLSYAVGHFLNDLCASMWFTYLLVYYHSVLGFQNTYAGVLLLVGQIADGVCTPLIGYESDRTPGCGTYGKRKTWHLVGTVSVLMSFAFIFNQCVGCDQYTSQWVSLTYFIPFIIIFQFGWAATQISHLSLIPELVSCEHAKVELTAYRYAFTVMANITVYAVAYLLFHFQTGSDEDPSLNETLGPIDIPIFRNLSLIVLGIGALSSVLFHLGTREEQRGAGEEKREEEEDEEGEEKGERRPLIPRPQAAAPVQSLLRWKCWLKQPSFYQVAFLYMSTRLIVNLSQTYISMYLTNTLMLPKKYIATIPLVMYVSGFASSFIMRPISKLIGKCMTYFVGLLLIMGFSYWVLVDDQMGDRIYGASVLLGVGSATILVMSLSMTADLIGDQTQSGAFVYGAMSFTDKVANGVAVMLIQTLHPCHTQVCCPACVWYYHYVMVIATGGVAVVAALSLCTILVWPIRIVRQTDVKNIDNPNYDWVVPVGRGQGLPYISGLMGSEDQDISEDNSYQPRPTVN
- the LOC139550056 gene encoding major facilitator superfamily domain-containing protein 12-like isoform X3, coding for MSDYTQRSLPFCRRLSYAVGHFLNDLCASMWFTYLLVYYHSVLGFQNTYAGVLLLVGQIADGVCTPLIGYESDRTPGCGTYGKRKTWHLVGTVSVLMSFAFIFNQCVGCDQYTSQWVSLTYFIPFIIIFQFGWAATQISHLSLIPELVSCEHAKVELTAYRYAFTVMANITVYAVAYLLFHFQTGSDEDPSLNETLGPIDIPIFRNLSLIVLGIGALSSVLFHLGTREEQRGAGEEKREEEEDEEGEEKGERRPLIPRPQAAAPVQSLLRWKCWLKQPSFYQVAFLYMSTRLIVNLSQTYISMYLTNTLMLPKKYIATIPLVMYVSGFASSFIMRPISKLIGKCMTYFVGLLLIMGFSYWVLVDDQMGDRIYGASVLLGVGSATILVMSLSMTADLIGDQTQSGAFVYGAMSFTDKVANGVAVMLIQTLHPCHTQVCCPACVWYYHYVMVIATGGVAVVAALSLCTILVWPIRIVRQTDVKNIDNPNYDWVVPVGRGQGEGFQTFYSRNPFSRCSVTSSISVDLFYTLLQP
- the LOC139550056 gene encoding major facilitator superfamily domain-containing protein 12-like isoform X7, whose product is MSDYTQRSLPFCRRLSYAVGHFLNDLCASMWFTYLLVYYHSVLGFQNTYAGVLLLVGQIADGVCTPLIGYESDRTPGCGTYGKRKTWHLVGTVSVLMSFAFIFNQCVGCDQYTSQWVSLTYFIPFIIIFQFGWAATQISHLSLIPELVSCEHAKVELTAYRYAFTVMANITVYAVAYLLFHFQTGSDEDPSLNETLGPIDIPIFRNLSLIVLGIGALSSVLFHLGTREEQRGAGEEKREEEEDEEGEEKGERRPLIPRPQAAAPVQSLLRWKCWLKQPSFYQVAFLYMSTRLIVNLSQTYISMYLTNTLMLPKKYIATIPLVMYVSGFASSFIMRPISKLIGKCMTYFVGLLLIMGFSYWVLVDDQMGDRIYGASVLLGVGSATILVMSLSMTADLIGDQTQSGAFVYGAMSFTDKVANGVAVMLIQTLHPCQSALHLRSDGQRGSGHL